From Paenibacillus sp. GP183, one genomic window encodes:
- a CDS encoding NUDIX domain-containing protein, which yields MKRSLSRTLSPGLWAAVGGHLEPGEIGNPLAACEREIFEETGISASEISGLHLQYVLIRLNETEIRQQFFFTGLMDKHPVIATDEGELHWISRWNAPSLIYFGVFLSIISNMAIMSIPG from the coding sequence ATGAAGCGATCCCTGTCTCGAACACTTTCTCCAGGTCTCTGGGCAGCCGTAGGCGGTCATTTGGAACCAGGTGAGATCGGTAATCCGCTTGCCGCCTGTGAGCGTGAAATTTTCGAAGAAACCGGTATTTCAGCCAGCGAAATCAGCGGTCTTCATCTGCAGTATGTGTTAATTCGACTGAATGAAACCGAAATCCGACAGCAGTTTTTCTTTACCGGCTTAATGGACAAACATCCGGTAATAGCCACCGATGAAGGAGAGCTTCACTGGATTTCAAGATGGAACGCCCCCTCCCTTATATATTTCGGTGTCTTCTTGAGCATTATCTCCAACATGGCCATAATGAGCATCCCTGGGTAG
- a CDS encoding ACT domain-containing protein, which produces MKGSGQERYYLIREDILPEGVLKTVQAKELLARGEVKTIHEAVEQVGLSRSAFYKYKDGIYPLSKLERDRIVTISMDLEHRAGILSKVLSMIAQLEGNVLTIHQTIPLQGMANVVISVETSTMVDGVQELMSELHKLQGVNRAVIIGQGG; this is translated from the coding sequence ATGAAAGGCAGCGGGCAGGAGCGGTATTACTTAATCCGCGAGGATATACTGCCTGAAGGCGTACTAAAAACCGTACAGGCCAAGGAGCTTTTAGCGCGCGGCGAGGTTAAGACTATTCATGAAGCCGTGGAACAGGTAGGCCTTAGCCGCAGTGCTTTTTATAAATATAAAGACGGCATCTATCCGCTCAGCAAGCTGGAGCGCGATCGAATTGTGACGATTTCGATGGATTTGGAGCATCGTGCAGGCATTTTATCCAAGGTGCTGTCGATGATTGCCCAGTTGGAAGGAAATGTGCTGACCATCCATCAAACGATTCCCCTGCAGGGAATGGCGAACGTGGTCATTTCTGTGGAAACGTCGACCATGGTGGACGGAGTTCAGGAATTAATGAGCGAGCTTCATAAGCTGCAAGGTGTTAATCGAGCCGTGATCATCGGTCAGGGCGGCTAA
- a CDS encoding homoserine dehydrogenase, producing the protein MNPIKVGLLGLGTVGTGVVRIIEGHQEDLQRQTGSPIEVVKILVQNMSKLRNISVDPAKLTENAWEIIENPEIDVIIEVMGGVTGTKEYLLSALDKGKHIVTANKDLMALHGPEILAKAAEKDCDVFYEASVAGGIPIIRTLVEGFTSDRIIKIMGIVNGTTNYILTKMSQEGAAYLDVLKEAQDLGYAEADPTSDVEGIDAARKMTILATLGFHANVSLSDVSVKGISKISKEDILYGKKLGYEVKLLGIAENHNGHISVSVEPTMVKSSHPLSSVSGVFNAIYIHGEAVGETMFYGPGAGELPTATSIVADLVAVVRNLKLGVNGRTMLTAYKEKKIKTDEQISSKNFILLHVEDKAGVLAQITQVFAHYEVSLESVLQHPNANNPKAEIIIITHDAIQASIKKVLMEFESMDVIHAIQSVYRVEG; encoded by the coding sequence ATGAATCCGATTAAGGTAGGTTTACTTGGATTAGGCACCGTAGGAACAGGCGTAGTCCGCATTATTGAAGGGCACCAGGAGGATTTGCAGCGTCAGACGGGTTCTCCCATTGAGGTTGTCAAGATTCTCGTGCAAAATATGAGTAAGCTCAGAAACATTTCTGTCGACCCGGCTAAGCTCACGGAAAATGCTTGGGAAATCATTGAAAATCCTGAGATCGATGTGATTATTGAAGTGATGGGCGGCGTGACCGGAACGAAGGAATATTTGCTATCTGCTCTGGATAAGGGCAAGCATATCGTGACAGCAAACAAGGACTTGATGGCGCTGCATGGTCCGGAAATTTTGGCAAAAGCGGCCGAAAAGGACTGTGACGTCTTTTATGAAGCGAGTGTAGCCGGCGGGATCCCGATTATTCGGACTCTGGTGGAGGGCTTCACCTCGGATCGGATTATCAAAATCATGGGCATTGTCAATGGGACAACCAATTATATCCTTACGAAAATGAGCCAGGAAGGCGCCGCTTACCTGGATGTTTTGAAGGAAGCCCAGGATCTGGGCTATGCGGAAGCCGATCCAACCTCGGATGTAGAGGGAATTGATGCTGCGCGCAAGATGACGATACTGGCTACACTCGGTTTTCACGCCAATGTCTCTCTGAGCGATGTAAGTGTCAAAGGGATATCAAAAATCAGCAAGGAAGACATTTTATATGGCAAAAAGCTCGGTTATGAGGTGAAGCTGCTCGGGATCGCCGAGAACCATAACGGCCATATTTCTGTCAGTGTAGAACCTACCATGGTCAAAAGCTCACATCCTTTGTCTTCCGTAAGCGGTGTGTTCAATGCGATTTATATCCATGGGGAAGCCGTAGGAGAAACTATGTTCTATGGTCCTGGCGCCGGAGAACTGCCCACAGCGACATCGATTGTTGCCGATCTGGTGGCGGTAGTGAGAAATTTGAAGCTGGGTGTTAACGGGCGTACGATGCTGACCGCGTATAAAGAGAAAAAGATAAAAACCGATGAACAAATTTCATCGAAAAACTTTATTCTGCTGCATGTGGAAGATAAAGCAGGGGTGCTTGCGCAAATTACCCAGGTTTTTGCCCATTATGAAGTTAGTCTGGAGTCCGTGCTGCAGCATCCGAACGCCAACAACCCGAAAGCCGAGATTATTATTATCACCCATGATGCCATTCAAGCAAGCATCAAAAAGGTGCTGATGGAGTTCGAATCGATGGATGTAATCCACGCTATTCAAAGCGTGTATCGCGTAGAAGGGTAA
- the thrB gene encoding homoserine kinase, with protein MNNDQAHEVVSKEKQTRVRVKVPGSTANLGPGFDALGMALNLYAWIDMAIADKTSIHLIGKQMEDIPADKSNLIFKVAQMVFERAGVHHPELEISMYSDIPLTRGLGSSASAIVGALAGANALIGGKLSDDELFQISSSLEKHPDNVGASLFGGIVVAFWDGARAEFIRLEPHPHLEVLVAIPAFQLSTEKARNVLPKQIALNDAVFNLSHSSLLVAALSTGNLDMIRLAMKDKLHQPYRAAMIPGMLHILEHATEHGALGAALSGAGPTMLALVDGRSERKRELEDFLQSTLNKEGIEAETLWLTPCLDGVTVSSLSEGSPKLHQWIDREDRE; from the coding sequence ATGAATAATGATCAGGCTCACGAAGTTGTTTCTAAAGAAAAACAGACCAGGGTGAGAGTCAAAGTTCCGGGCAGTACGGCTAATCTGGGTCCCGGCTTTGATGCGCTTGGCATGGCGCTTAACTTATATGCCTGGATCGATATGGCCATTGCCGACAAGACCAGCATTCATTTGATCGGCAAGCAAATGGAAGATATCCCGGCGGACAAATCGAATTTGATTTTTAAGGTGGCTCAAATGGTATTTGAGCGTGCGGGAGTCCATCACCCTGAACTCGAAATCTCGATGTACAGCGATATTCCGTTAACGCGCGGTCTGGGCAGCAGTGCCTCGGCGATTGTCGGCGCTTTGGCAGGAGCCAATGCGCTGATCGGAGGAAAGCTTTCAGATGATGAACTGTTTCAAATTTCATCCAGTCTGGAAAAGCATCCCGACAATGTCGGCGCCAGCTTGTTTGGGGGGATTGTGGTTGCTTTTTGGGACGGTGCTCGTGCTGAATTCATCCGTTTGGAGCCGCATCCTCATTTGGAGGTGCTGGTGGCGATCCCGGCGTTCCAGCTCTCAACGGAGAAAGCACGTAATGTGCTGCCGAAGCAGATTGCCTTAAACGACGCAGTCTTCAATCTGAGCCATTCTTCTTTGCTTGTTGCCGCTCTAAGCACAGGCAATCTGGATATGATTAGGCTCGCAATGAAGGACAAGCTGCATCAACCTTATCGTGCCGCGATGATTCCTGGCATGCTGCATATATTGGAGCATGCAACCGAGCATGGAGCTCTGGGAGCGGCACTTAGCGGTGCGGGTCCGACGATGCTGGCCCTTGTAGATGGGCGCAGCGAGCGGAAGCGGGAGCTGGAAGATTTCCTGCAGAGCACATTGAATAAGGAAGGCATTGAGGCTGAGACTTTGTGGCTTACACCATGTTTGGACGGCGTTACGGTTTCCAGCCTTTCTGAAGGCTCACCGAAGCTGCATCAATGGATAGACAGGGAGGACAGGGAATGA
- the pheA gene encoding prephenate dehydratase, with translation MKRVALLGPGTFSEASTQHFLGKDAFEYVPYKLITDVFTSAASGEVDFGVIPVENTMEGSVSLHVDWLVHEAELPIRAEWVYPIDMNLFGFPPSGGLPASGNPFAHIRKVLSYHVVPAQCTLFMKEYLADADFEPVSSTAEGVRLASLSKDPSIAAIGPAAAGLLYDIPILSREIQNHKDNMTRFLLVGKDFPELQPTPFIKTTILVTLPEDYPGALHQVLSAFAWRRINLTKIESRPTKKKLGNYYFYIDIEGSLESLLLSAAIQEIEVIGSQVRILGSYPSYLYEG, from the coding sequence ATGAAGAGAGTGGCTTTATTGGGACCCGGAACATTTTCTGAAGCCTCTACACAGCATTTTTTGGGTAAAGATGCGTTTGAGTATGTTCCATATAAACTGATAACGGATGTATTTACCTCGGCAGCAAGCGGAGAGGTGGATTTTGGCGTGATTCCCGTCGAAAACACGATGGAGGGCTCCGTCAGTCTGCATGTGGATTGGCTTGTCCATGAAGCTGAGCTTCCCATACGCGCTGAATGGGTGTACCCCATAGACATGAACCTGTTCGGTTTTCCGCCAAGCGGCGGATTGCCGGCGTCAGGGAATCCTTTTGCCCATATTCGGAAGGTGCTGTCTTACCATGTCGTTCCGGCTCAATGTACACTGTTCATGAAAGAGTACTTGGCCGATGCCGATTTCGAGCCGGTCAGCAGCACAGCAGAAGGCGTTCGCTTGGCTTCCTTGTCTAAGGACCCATCAATCGCGGCAATTGGTCCTGCGGCAGCAGGCTTGCTGTATGATATTCCGATCTTATCCAGGGAGATTCAGAACCATAAGGATAACATGACCCGGTTCCTGCTTGTGGGCAAAGATTTTCCCGAACTGCAGCCAACTCCATTTATCAAGACGACGATCCTGGTTACACTTCCCGAGGATTATCCGGGAGCGCTGCATCAGGTGCTTTCCGCTTTTGCATGGAGAAGAATTAACTTGACGAAGATCGAATCGAGACCGACCAAAAAAAAGCTGGGTAATTATTATTTTTACATTGATATCGAAGGTTCTCTGGAGTCGCTGCTGTTGTCAGCGGCGATTCAGGAAATCGAGGTGATCGGCAGTCAGGTCCGCATTCTTGGCAGCTACCCAAGCTATTTGTATGAAGGTTAG
- a CDS encoding LysM peptidoglycan-binding domain-containing protein: protein MKIHMVKKNDTLLNLAQKYNVELDAIIAINPQIQDPNSIDAGMKVKIPSRPLPVEPPTSEHAHKHIVKQGDSLWKLGKAWNIPLQEMIKTNPQLKNPNVLMTGEIVYIPKMGSTQVQGVQGNKVSNMPFPQAAPMPYSQAAPMQVPMPGPEYPMMPQYQMPYTMPQYEGPMGDISTPAPAVQSAEEVTPTENIPTDVSKPTTEAPSWSIPPAAPQDQTMAEQFSPDLSQPYQQAQHPFAQFQIKAAEATAYTEPMEYAGENLASKIPEMPPTYGGYQPMSDAYSAYQAHPAYQAHPAYHVKDCGCGGGTAVGSYADPWNTYPPQPPMEMPYSPYQMQPVPGMFPYSTMPAPYYPMTGGEFNPDFTYGTGVPGMGYGYPTSPEPSHMAPQAHIHQWPETQTQAQAQEEQPSREASTEKIISKSSGKSAGASKKSNSKKQQPREYKVELKTNQPWINV from the coding sequence TTGAAAATCCATATGGTAAAGAAAAACGATACATTGTTAAATCTGGCACAAAAATACAATGTTGAGCTGGATGCCATTATTGCAATAAACCCGCAAATTCAAGACCCAAACAGCATCGATGCAGGCATGAAAGTAAAAATACCCTCACGTCCGCTGCCTGTTGAACCGCCTACTTCAGAGCATGCTCATAAGCATATCGTGAAGCAGGGGGATTCATTATGGAAGCTGGGCAAAGCCTGGAATATTCCATTGCAAGAGATGATTAAAACAAATCCACAGCTGAAAAACCCCAATGTGTTGATGACTGGGGAAATCGTTTATATTCCAAAAATGGGATCAACCCAAGTGCAAGGAGTGCAAGGCAATAAAGTTTCAAACATGCCGTTTCCGCAAGCGGCACCTATGCCATATTCACAAGCAGCTCCTATGCAGGTTCCTATGCCTGGACCGGAATATCCGATGATGCCGCAGTATCAAATGCCGTATACCATGCCGCAGTATGAAGGCCCAATGGGGGATATCTCTACTCCTGCTCCAGCCGTGCAGAGTGCGGAAGAAGTAACTCCGACTGAAAACATACCAACCGATGTGTCGAAGCCAACTACAGAAGCGCCAAGCTGGAGCATACCGCCTGCAGCGCCGCAGGATCAGACCATGGCAGAGCAGTTCTCGCCTGATCTCAGTCAGCCCTACCAGCAAGCGCAGCATCCATTCGCTCAATTTCAAATCAAAGCTGCCGAGGCTACAGCTTATACAGAGCCCATGGAGTATGCCGGCGAAAATTTGGCTTCGAAGATTCCGGAGATGCCGCCCACATACGGGGGATATCAGCCTATGTCCGATGCTTATTCCGCCTATCAGGCCCATCCAGCTTATCAGGCCCATCCTGCTTATCATGTTAAGGATTGCGGATGCGGCGGTGGTACGGCAGTGGGGTCTTATGCGGATCCATGGAACACATATCCTCCGCAGCCTCCTATGGAAATGCCTTACTCACCTTATCAAATGCAGCCCGTACCCGGTATGTTTCCATACTCCACGATGCCTGCACCTTATTATCCCATGACCGGCGGAGAATTTAATCCCGATTTTACTTATGGGACCGGGGTGCCAGGTATGGGATATGGTTATCCGACATCACCCGAGCCTTCTCATATGGCTCCTCAAGCACATATTCATCAATGGCCTGAAACACAAACTCAAGCTCAAGCTCAAGAAGAGCAGCCAAGCCGTGAAGCTTCAACGGAGAAAATCATAAGTAAATCGTCAGGAAAATCCGCGGGAGCCTCAAAAAAATCAAATTCAAAGAAACAACAGCCGCGCGAATACAAAGTGGAGCTAAAGACGAATCAGCCCTGGATCAATGTGTAA
- the sigW gene encoding RNA polymerase sigma factor SigW — protein MNVAELRLIQLSRTGDRRAFVELVELYSSKIHRLAYRMLHNKPDSEDIVQETFMRVYMNLNHYDESQKFSTWIYRIGRNVCIDLLRKKRPAASLDAELSETDDDYNFYSKIASNESSPEHLVLQSETEEQIHKSIHKLSDKYRSIITLYYLQELSLQEISERLGLPVTTVKTRLHRGRELLRKKWGLTFVINLFMFFMLGTFT, from the coding sequence ATGAATGTCGCGGAACTTCGTTTAATCCAGCTTTCCCGTACCGGTGACCGCAGGGCATTTGTTGAGCTGGTCGAGCTGTATAGCAGCAAAATTCATCGATTGGCCTATAGAATGCTGCATAATAAGCCCGATTCTGAAGACATCGTTCAAGAAACCTTCATGCGGGTATATATGAACTTGAATCATTATGACGAAAGCCAGAAATTTTCAACCTGGATTTATCGGATCGGGAGAAACGTATGCATCGATCTTTTGCGTAAAAAGCGTCCCGCCGCCTCCCTGGATGCGGAGCTTTCCGAAACGGATGATGATTATAACTTTTACAGCAAAATAGCCAGTAATGAAAGCTCTCCGGAGCATCTGGTTCTGCAATCGGAAACAGAGGAACAAATTCATAAATCCATTCATAAATTGTCCGACAAATACAGATCGATCATTACGCTTTATTATTTGCAGGAGCTTTCGCTGCAAGAAATCAGTGAGAGGCTCGGCCTTCCCGTCACCACTGTCAAAACCAGGCTTCATCGCGGACGAGAGCTGCTGAGAAAAAAATGGGGTTTAACCTTTGTCATCAATTTGTTCATGTTCTTCATGCTGGGGACATTTACCTGA
- a CDS encoding BofC C-terminal domain-containing protein: MNVYKFLKNLKKKLRWRRKWIALGLFLVAIAAGLTAFSSYGSYQNWAKSKSDLRTRSVLAPSSDSEAIRSFKGKQDVYLQTLYVCGEETERLGTWSSYELQEQYKKHPEWLIRMNEPDKVTFIKHVEDLSPSCKAQAYMGLDENGSLSLFNGMPAVDNVIRTFFQLDIRYLESSLPKETLKQLQDGIRITDMAEYNSVLSTFSDYAMGE, from the coding sequence GTGAATGTTTACAAATTCCTCAAAAATTTAAAGAAAAAGCTGAGGTGGAGGCGAAAGTGGATTGCACTGGGCCTGTTTCTGGTTGCCATTGCTGCAGGGCTGACAGCGTTCAGTTCCTATGGTTCGTATCAAAACTGGGCGAAGTCAAAGTCTGATCTTCGGACTCGAAGTGTCCTTGCTCCATCCAGCGATTCTGAAGCTATTCGATCGTTTAAAGGGAAACAAGATGTATATTTACAAACCTTATATGTATGCGGAGAAGAAACAGAACGGCTCGGGACTTGGAGCTCGTATGAGCTTCAGGAACAATACAAGAAGCACCCCGAGTGGTTGATCCGCATGAATGAGCCGGATAAGGTCACCTTTATCAAGCATGTGGAGGATCTTTCCCCTTCATGTAAAGCGCAGGCCTATATGGGCCTCGACGAGAACGGGAGCCTATCCCTTTTTAACGGCATGCCCGCCGTCGATAACGTGATTCGTACTTTTTTCCAGCTGGACATCCGCTATTTGGAAAGCAGCCTTCCCAAGGAAACGCTCAAGCAGCTGCAGGATGGTATTCGCATTACCGATATGGCGGAATACAACAGTGTACTTTCAACCTTCAGCGATTATGCCATGGGTGAATGA
- the ruvC gene encoding crossover junction endodeoxyribonuclease RuvC: MRILGIDPGIAIVGFGFIDKIGSKLVPVQYGSIQTEAHTEPGIRLKEVYDAAVQLIEKYKPDAMAIEKLFFNRNVTTAFTVGQARGVIVLAGVQAGLQVAEYTPLQVKQAVVGYGKAEKHQVQEMVKMLLKLSVVPKPDDVADALAIAICHAHSSALLTMINEAGKR, from the coding sequence TTGCGCATTCTGGGAATCGATCCGGGAATCGCCATTGTCGGCTTCGGATTTATAGATAAAATCGGCAGCAAGCTCGTTCCGGTGCAATATGGCTCCATTCAAACGGAAGCCCATACCGAGCCGGGAATACGATTGAAAGAGGTTTATGATGCGGCGGTTCAGTTAATTGAAAAATACAAGCCCGATGCGATGGCAATTGAAAAGCTGTTTTTCAACCGCAATGTGACCACAGCTTTTACGGTTGGCCAAGCAAGAGGCGTCATCGTGTTGGCAGGTGTACAGGCTGGGCTGCAGGTGGCCGAGTATACCCCGCTCCAAGTGAAGCAGGCTGTAGTGGGCTACGGTAAAGCCGAAAAGCATCAGGTTCAAGAGATGGTGAAGATGCTGCTCAAACTTTCCGTTGTCCCGAAACCGGACGATGTGGCGGATGCGCTTGCCATAGCGATTTGCCATGCGCACTCTTCCGCTTTACTAACCATGATAAATGAGGCTGGAAAACGATGA
- the ruvA gene encoding Holliday junction branch migration protein RuvA, which translates to MIDFLRGKIALKELDYAVMDVNGVGYRVFCPNPYAITSKEDEDVTLYIHYHVREDAHLLFGFPTREEQSLFRLLLEVSGIGPKVALGVLAGGRPEAVIAAISQENIAYLMKLPGIGKKTAQRVILDLKDKLGTVPAASRIGGVAMDTVGMPAAEGGLSWSEAKEALMTLGYTEAETDRAWHQVKGKVNPGDPVDAVMKLALQALYQM; encoded by the coding sequence ATGATTGATTTTTTAAGAGGTAAAATAGCGCTCAAAGAGCTAGATTATGCCGTGATGGATGTAAATGGGGTAGGGTACCGGGTTTTTTGCCCGAATCCTTATGCGATTACAAGCAAGGAAGACGAGGATGTCACTTTATACATCCATTATCATGTGCGTGAAGATGCTCATCTTCTGTTTGGTTTCCCGACCCGGGAGGAACAATCCTTGTTTCGCTTGCTGCTGGAGGTCAGCGGAATCGGACCAAAGGTAGCGCTTGGCGTTCTTGCCGGTGGAAGGCCTGAAGCGGTGATAGCGGCAATCAGCCAGGAAAATATCGCCTATTTGATGAAGCTGCCGGGGATCGGTAAGAAAACAGCGCAGCGAGTAATCCTCGACTTGAAGGATAAGCTGGGGACCGTTCCTGCGGCGAGCCGCATTGGCGGGGTCGCGATGGATACAGTCGGCATGCCTGCTGCCGAAGGCGGCCTCTCTTGGTCGGAAGCCAAAGAAGCGTTGATGACGCTGGGTTACACCGAAGCCGAGACAGATCGTGCATGGCATCAAGTTAAGGGCAAGGTAAATCCCGGCGATCCGGTGGATGCTGTGATGAAGCTGGCGCTGCAAGCCTTGTATCAAATGTAG
- the ruvB gene encoding Holliday junction branch migration DNA helicase RuvB, which translates to MDDRIISANLMMEEQAMEFSLRPRYLAEYIGQAQAKENLKVYIEAAKLRKEALDHVLLYGPPGLGKTTLSNIIANELGVNIRTTSGPAIERPGDLAAILTNLQEGDVLFIDEIHRLHRTVEEVLYPAMEDYALDIIIGKGPSARSVRLDLPTFTLVGATTRVGLLSAPLRDRFGVVSRLEYYNVEELTYIVSRTADILQVQIVGEAAREIGMRSRGTPRIANRLLKRVRDYAQVRGDGIITLDMAKSSLRLLQVDDLGLDEIDHKMLRAVIRNFQGGPVGLDTIAATIGEESQTIEDVYEPYLLQIGFLQRTPRGRTVTPLAYGHLGLPLPDQRN; encoded by the coding sequence ATGGATGACCGGATCATATCCGCCAATTTGATGATGGAGGAACAGGCAATGGAATTCAGCCTGCGGCCCCGCTATCTGGCTGAATATATCGGACAAGCGCAAGCCAAAGAGAATCTGAAGGTCTACATTGAAGCGGCAAAGCTACGTAAAGAAGCCTTGGATCACGTGCTTCTGTACGGGCCTCCGGGGCTCGGCAAAACGACCCTGTCGAACATCATCGCCAACGAGCTTGGCGTGAATATACGGACCACCTCCGGCCCTGCGATCGAGCGGCCGGGAGATCTCGCTGCCATCCTGACGAATTTGCAGGAGGGCGACGTGCTCTTCATCGACGAAATCCATCGCCTCCACCGTACGGTGGAGGAGGTGCTGTATCCGGCGATGGAGGATTATGCCCTTGACATTATCATCGGCAAGGGTCCGAGTGCGCGCTCGGTGCGGCTGGACCTGCCGACGTTTACGTTGGTCGGAGCGACCACGAGGGTCGGGCTGCTCTCCGCGCCGCTGCGGGACCGCTTCGGCGTGGTGAGCCGCCTGGAATATTACAACGTCGAGGAGCTGACGTATATTGTCAGCCGCACCGCCGATATTCTGCAGGTGCAGATCGTTGGCGAAGCCGCACGCGAGATCGGCATGCGCTCACGAGGGACGCCGCGCATCGCGAACCGGCTCTTGAAACGGGTCAGGGATTATGCCCAGGTTCGAGGGGACGGGATCATCACCCTGGATATGGCGAAGAGCTCCCTGCGGCTGCTGCAGGTGGATGATTTGGGACTGGACGAGATCGACCATAAGATGCTTCGCGCCGTCATCAGAAACTTCCAGGGAGGTCCTGTCGGGCTGGATACGATTGCCGCAACCATCGGGGAAGAAAGCCAAACGATAGAGGATGTATATGAGCCCTACCTTTTGCAAATCGGGTTTTTGCAGCGAACTCCGCGTGGACGAACGGTAACTCCGCTGGCCTATGGCCACTTGGGATTGCCGCTTCCGGATCAACGAAACTAG